One segment of Macrotis lagotis isolate mMagLag1 chromosome 1, bilby.v1.9.chrom.fasta, whole genome shotgun sequence DNA contains the following:
- the FOXN2 gene encoding forkhead box protein N2 has translation MGPVTGMTPDKRAETPGAEKVAGLSQIYRMGSLPEAIDAARPKATLVDSETADDELTNLNWLHESTNLLTNFSLGNEGLPIVSPIYDIEGDNVPSFVPSYQNPEKKSGNSKPPYSFSLLIYMAIEHSPNKCLPVKEIYNWILERFPYFATAPTGWKNSVRHNLSLNKCFQKVERSHGKVTGKGSLWCVDPEYKPNLIQALKKQPFSSALAFYTPPASPQNGSSPPHYITSALKQSQVRTLKESDIDAATAMMLLNTSIEQGILECEKPLPLKTALQKKRSFVSAFTHPSAINLQESDSAVNNIDPKEDHNYSASSIATQRCASRSSVSSLSSVDEVYEFVPKNNLAGSDGSEGFHSEEDTDIEYEEDPLGDSGYVSQPCANSSDQDQPIKKPKRESCQEIDEELKEAAGSLLHLAGIRTCLGSLISTAKIQKQRKK, from the exons ATGGGTCCGGTAACTGGAATGACTCCAGATAAGAGAGCTGAAACTCCTGGAGCAGAAAAGGTTGCAGGATTAAGCCAGATTTACAGAATGGGAAGCTTGCCTGAAGCAATTGATGCTGCCAGGCCAAAAGCGACCTTAGTGGACAGTGAAACTGCAGATGATGAGCTCACAAATTTGAACTGGCTTCATGAAAGTACTAATCTTCTAACAAACTTCAGTCTTGGAAATGAGGGTCTTCCTATTGTTAGTCCAATATATGACATTGAAGGTGATAATGTGCCATCTTTTGTACCATCATACCAGAACCCAGAAAAAAAGTCAGGGAATTCAAAACCCCCTTATTCCTTTAGTCTTCTCATTTACATGGCTATTGAACATTCTCCAAATAAATGTTTGCCAGTCAAAGAAATCTACAATTGGATTCTGGAACGCTTTCCATATTTTGCTACAGCACCAACAGGTTGGAAGAATTCTGTCCGACACAATCTTTCTTTGAataaatgttttcagaaagtgGAGAGAAGCCATGGCaag GTGACTGGAAAAGGTTCCTTATGGTGTGTTGATCCAGAATATAAACCTAATCTTATACAAGCCCTGAAGAAGCAGCCTTTTTCCTCAGCACTTGCATTTTACACCCCTCCTGCATCACCACAAAA tggatCATCACCACCTCATTATATAACCTCTGCACTAAAGCAGAGCCAAGTTCGAACTCTCAAAG AATCTGATATTGATGCAGCCACTGCAATGATGCTTTTAAATACATCTATTGAACAAGGAATTTTAGAAT GTGAGAAGCCCCTGCCACTCAAAACCGCATTACAAAAGAAAAGGAGTTTTGTTAGTGCATTTACCCATCCCAGTGCCATCAATTTACAAGAGAGTGATTCTGCAGTCAATAATATTGATCCAAAGGAGGATCACAATTACAGTGCAAGCAGCATAGCGACACAGCGTTGTGCCTCCAGATCCAGTGTGTCTTCCTTATCTTCAGTTGATGAGGTGTACGAGTTTGTCCCAAAGAATAACCTTGCAGGGAGTGATGGCAGTGAAGGGTTTCACAGTGAAGAAGATACAGACATTGAATATGAAGAAGACCCTCTTGGAGATAGTGGCTATGTCTCACAGCCTTGTGCAAATTCCTCTGACCAGGACCAGCCCATTAAGAAACCTAAAAGAGAGTCCTGTCAGGAGATTGATGAAGAGCTCAAGGAGGCTGCCGGATCCCTACTGCACCTTGCTGGAATCCGTACCTGTTTGGGATCCCTAATAAGTACTGccaagatacagaagcaaaggaaaaaatag